In a genomic window of Babylonia areolata isolate BAREFJ2019XMU chromosome 3, ASM4173473v1, whole genome shotgun sequence:
- the LOC143279781 gene encoding mitochondrial fission regulator 2-like — MGDKLVTVTDILEAGHHNDREEDAEDVLSWLLENLARVFLHMQQGWRKQKGLNRRNFIRKVCHFLPSFKAQRIHLQTNLLGSARLTSTRFVSLESSLEDASVSSFSMDDGIWVEEDEDQQVVRAGRTKYTHFNPTGETNTALWDHTADFADSHTMHPSVVNPTHALERSSTPLDFLSGVGETSQQADPATMLKISMMEDELATLRKQIADLILLQETKASEAPATSVPAACPPPPPSCPPPPPPPPPPPPPPPPPPPPSAPLFGRTMTGSHGTGSLCDMLKQVSLSSVSEGDKEGAKEGKSGVVDMAAVLKDLGKVKLKPVKRSPGGTPLQSRPKVAGTDPASIIAEALRKKFRNRVPHSPDPDEKENENPDFDSPEHSPQMKFGQHMLRRTRKRLSLIEEGNSPTSSSPLKDSNK; from the exons ATGGGAGACAAGCTTGTGACAGTGACGGATATTTTGGAGGCAGGACATCACAATGACAGAGAGGAGGATGCAGAAGATGTGCTGTCATGGCTGCTGGAAAACCTGGCCCGTGTCTTTCTGCACATG CAACAAGGGTGGAGGAAACAGAAGGGCTTGAATCGCAGGAATTTTATTCGCAAAGTCTGTCACTTTTTGCCCAGCTTCAAGGCCCAGAGAATCCACCTTCAG ACGAACCTTCTGGGCAGTGCCCGTCTCACCAGCACCCGGTTTGTCAGCCTGGAGAGCAGTCTGGAGGATGCCTCAGTCAGCTCCTTCTCCATGGATGACGGCATctgggtggaggaggatgaggaccAACAGGTGGTCAG GGCGGGCCGCACCAAGTACACTCACTTCAACCCCACTGGTGAGACCAACACCGCACTGTGGGACCATACAGCAGATTTTGCTGACAGCCATACCATGCACCCCAGCGTTGTCAATCCCACACATGCTTTGGAGCGCAGTTCTACGCCACTCGATTTTCTGTCCGGGGTTGGGGAAACCTCTCAGCAGGCTGACCCAGCCACGATGTTGAAAATTTCCATGATGGAAGACGAGCTGGCAACACTGAGAAAACAGATCGCAGATCTGATTTTGTTGCAGGAGACAAAGGCATCTG aAGCCCCTGCTACAAGTGTTCCAGCTgcctgccctcctccccctccttcctgccctccaccaccaccaccaccccctccacctcccccaccacctccacccccacctccaccatcagcACCATTGTTTGGCAGGACAATGACTGGCTCACACGGCACAGGTTCACTGTGTGACATGTTAAAAcag GTATCACTGTCATCAGTGTCTGAGGGAGACAAGGAGGGGGCCAAAGAAGGCAAATCAGGAGTCGTGGACATGGCTGCCGTCCTCAAAGACTTGGGCAAGGTGAAACTGAAGCCCGTGAAGAG GTCACCAGGTGGAACGCCCCTACAGTCGCGCCCCAAGGTAGCTGGCACTGACCCAGCCTCCATCATTGCAGAGGCGCTGAGGAAGAAGTTCCGCAACAGAGTGCCGCATAGTCCTGACCCAGACGAAAAGGAGAACGAGAATCCTGACTTTGATTCTCCCGAGCACAGTCCTCAGATGAAG TTTGGTCAGCACATGCTACGACGCACACGGAAACGGCTGTCACTCATCGAAGAAGGGAATTCTCCGACCTCCTCATCTCCATTGAAAGACAGCAACAAATGA